The following coding sequences are from one Triticum aestivum cultivar Chinese Spring chromosome 5A, IWGSC CS RefSeq v2.1, whole genome shotgun sequence window:
- the LOC123103138 gene encoding transmembrane protein 230 → MAARRNIPYSVLPTEDRDEDNVDRRFTYTPKSLRRIPWKSIALALFLLFLGSSLLFLSYFISTGHMEGDSSQVYGLLFLGILAFLPGFYETRVAYYSWRGAPGFTFAAIPDY, encoded by the exons ATGGCGGCCAGACGGAACATTCCTTATTCTGTTCTTCCTACGGAGGACAGGGATGAAGACAATGTTGACCGCCGGTTCACATACACTCCAAAATCCTTGAGGAGGATCCCGTGGAAGTCGATTGCCCTAGCATTGTTCCTCCTCTTCCTGGGAAGCTCTCTTCTCTTCCTTTCGTACTTTATATCCACAGGTCACATGGAGGGTGATAGCTCTCAGGTGTATGGTCTATTGTTCCTGGGCATCCTTGCCTTTCTTCCTG GATTTTATGAGACCCGAGTTGCATACTATTCATGGAGAGGAGCACCAGGGTTCACCTTTGCGGCCATTCCAGACTATTAG
- the LOC123103139 gene encoding vacuolar protein sorting-associated protein 32 homolog 2 has product MLKKLISKTKSKKKKEAASSSLPTLDRLHETLEMLEKKERLLQKKSSAEIEKAKDYTKAKNKNAAIQCLKKKKLYETQIEQLSNFQLRVHDQIIMLENAKATTDTVDALRSGSSAVKAIQQSLSIDDIENAIEEANEHTENMKQIQDALATPFGASAEFDEDELEAELEDLEEEELDLELPEPPRGTRVAPSALAASSSRLAASDFAELTKLQAEMAI; this is encoded by the exons ATGCTGAAGAAACTGATATCGAagaccaagagcaagaagaagaaggaggctgccTCTTCTTCCCTCCCCACCTTGGATCGACTACATGAG ACCCTAGAAATGCTGGAGAAGAAAGAGCGTTTGCTTCAGAAAAAGTCTTCCGCGGAAATAGAAAAGGCTAAGGACTATACAAAGGCAAAGAATAAGAATG CTGCGATTCAGTGTTTAAAGAAAAAGAAGTTGTATGAAACACAGATTGAGCAGCTATCAAATTTTCAGTTGCGAGTTCATGATCAG ATTATAATGCTTGAAAATGCAAAGGCAACAACTGACACTGTTGATGCTTTGCGCTCTGGGTCATCTGCTGTCAAAGCTATTCAACAGTCCCT GAGTATCGATGACATTGAGAATGCAATCGAAGAGGCGAATGAACATACAGAAAATATGAAACAGATACAGGACGCACTTGCTACACCATTCGGTGCTTCGGCTGAATTCGACGAG GACGAGTTAGAGGCGGAACTGGAAGACCTCGAGGAGGAAGAACTGGACCTGGAGCTGCCTGAACCGCCTCGGGGGACACGCGTGGCGCCATCAGCGTTGGCGGCGAGTTCTTCTCGACTGGCGGCCAGCGATTTCGCTGAACTGACCAAACTTCAGGCAGAGATGGCGATTTAG